A window of the Streptomyces luomodiensis genome harbors these coding sequences:
- a CDS encoding glycoside hydrolase family 9 protein: MAVGHPARHGAGTAAPKADTGSPVRVNQVGYLTYGPKKGTVVTSATKPLTWTLRAADGTERAHGTTTPAGIDPSSRQNVQTFDFSAVTEAGKGYTVTIDGKKSEPFTIGDHLYGSLRGDALAYFYHNRSGIKIDADLVGREYARPAGHDKAAPHRGDTDVPCVKGVCDYRRNVSGGWYDAGDQGKYVVNGGISVAQLMSAYERTRTAKGADAAPLGDGRLRVPERGNGVPDILDEARWEMEFLLRMQVPQGKPLAGMAFHKVHDRHWTGFPTRPDQDTQQRELHKPSTAATLNLAAAAAQSARLFKPYDPDFAARCLHAARTAWAAATAHPKIFASDKDSTGGGAYGDRNVGDEFYWAAAELFITTGDHGYAKAVLDSPLHRDLDALFPRGGGMSWSSTAGLGELDLATVPNKLTAKQRAQVRAMVTKAADRYAADSAKSAYGVPYAPKDGKYEWGSNSQVLNNMVVLATAHDLTGKDRYLDAVLRGLDYVLGENPLNQSYVTGYGERNSHNQHHRFWAHQRDHRLPHPAPGSLAGGPNSGLQDPVAKKKLKGCAPAMCYTDDLMAFSTNEITINWNAPLAWIASYVDDLGNGAAARPAS, translated from the coding sequence ATGGCCGTGGGCCACCCCGCACGGCACGGCGCCGGGACGGCCGCCCCGAAGGCCGACACCGGCTCTCCGGTGCGGGTGAACCAGGTCGGCTACCTGACCTACGGACCCAAGAAGGGCACCGTCGTCACCTCCGCCACCAAGCCCCTGACGTGGACGCTGCGGGCCGCCGACGGCACCGAGCGGGCGCACGGGACCACCACCCCCGCCGGGATCGACCCCAGCTCCCGGCAAAACGTCCAGACCTTCGACTTCTCGGCGGTCACCGAGGCGGGCAAGGGGTACACCGTCACCATCGACGGGAAGAAGAGCGAGCCGTTCACCATCGGTGACCACCTCTACGGCTCGCTGCGCGGCGACGCGCTGGCGTACTTCTACCACAACCGCAGCGGCATCAAGATCGACGCGGACCTGGTGGGGCGCGAGTACGCCCGTCCCGCGGGCCACGACAAGGCGGCCCCGCACCGTGGCGACACCGACGTCCCGTGCGTCAAGGGCGTGTGCGACTACCGCCGGAACGTCTCCGGTGGCTGGTACGACGCCGGTGACCAGGGCAAGTACGTTGTCAACGGCGGTATCTCGGTGGCCCAGCTGATGTCCGCCTACGAGCGCACCCGCACCGCCAAGGGCGCCGACGCCGCGCCGCTGGGCGACGGCCGGCTCCGGGTGCCCGAGCGTGGCAACGGCGTCCCGGACATCCTGGACGAGGCCCGCTGGGAGATGGAGTTCCTGCTGCGCATGCAGGTGCCCCAGGGCAAGCCGCTCGCCGGTATGGCGTTCCACAAGGTGCACGACCGGCACTGGACCGGGTTCCCGACCCGGCCGGACCAGGACACGCAACAGCGTGAGCTGCACAAGCCGTCCACCGCGGCCACGCTCAACCTCGCGGCCGCCGCCGCGCAGAGCGCCCGCCTCTTCAAGCCGTACGACCCGGACTTCGCGGCCCGCTGCCTGCACGCGGCCCGGACCGCCTGGGCCGCGGCCACGGCACACCCGAAGATCTTCGCCAGCGACAAGGACTCCACCGGCGGCGGGGCCTACGGTGACCGGAACGTCGGCGACGAGTTCTACTGGGCCGCGGCCGAGCTGTTCATCACCACCGGTGATCACGGCTACGCCAAGGCGGTGCTGGACTCGCCGCTGCACCGGGACCTCGACGCGCTCTTCCCGCGCGGCGGCGGTATGTCCTGGTCGTCCACCGCGGGCCTCGGAGAACTCGACCTGGCCACCGTCCCCAACAAGCTCACCGCCAAGCAGCGCGCGCAGGTGCGCGCGATGGTGACGAAGGCCGCCGACCGCTACGCCGCGGACTCCGCCAAGTCGGCCTACGGCGTTCCGTACGCGCCGAAGGACGGCAAGTACGAGTGGGGCTCCAACAGCCAGGTGCTGAACAACATGGTCGTGCTCGCCACCGCACACGATCTGACGGGCAAGGACCGCTATCTCGACGCGGTGCTCCGCGGCCTGGACTACGTGCTGGGTGAGAACCCGCTCAACCAGTCCTACGTCACTGGCTACGGCGAACGGAACTCGCACAACCAGCACCACCGCTTCTGGGCGCACCAGCGTGACCACCGGCTGCCGCATCCGGCCCCCGGTTCGCTGGCGGGTGGCCCGAACTCCGGACTCCAGGACCCGGTGGCGAAGAAGAAGCTGAAGGGCTGTGCCCCGGCGATGTGCTACACCGACGACCTGATGGCGTTCTCCACCAACGAGATCACCATCAACTGGAACGCGCCGCTGGCCTGGATCGCCTCGTACGTCGACGATCTCGGCAACGGCGCGGCGGCGCGGCCCGCGAGCTGA
- the argG gene encoding argininosuccinate synthase, whose translation MSKVLTSLPVGERVGIAFSGGLDTSVAVAWMRDKGAVPCTYTADIGQYDEPDIASVPGRATTYGAEVARLVDCRAALVEEGLAALACGAFHIRSGGRSYFNTTPLGRAVTGTLLVRAMLEDDVQIWGDGSTFKGNDIERFYRYGLLANPSLRIYKPWLDADFVSELGGRKEMSEWLLAHDLPYRDSTEKAYSTDANIWGATHEAKSLEHLDTGIEIVEPIMGVRFWDPAVEIAAEDVTIGFEQGRPVTINGKEFASAVDLVLEANAIGGRHGMGMSDQIENRVIEAKSRGIYEAPGMALLHAAYERLVNAIHNEDTLATYHTEGRRLGRLMYEGRWLDPQALMVRESLQRWVGAAITGEVTLRLRRGEDYSILDTSGPAFSYHPDKLSMERTEDSAFGPVDRIGQLTMRNLDIADSRAKLEQYAGLGMVGNAHPALIGAAQAASTGLIGAMPQGASEAIASDGKVSGQDQLLDSAAMEFGAD comes from the coding sequence GTGTCCAAAGTTCTCACCTCCCTCCCCGTCGGCGAACGCGTCGGGATCGCCTTCTCCGGCGGCCTCGACACCTCGGTAGCGGTCGCGTGGATGCGCGACAAGGGCGCGGTGCCCTGCACCTACACCGCCGACATCGGCCAGTACGACGAGCCCGACATCGCCTCGGTCCCCGGGCGCGCCACGACGTACGGCGCGGAGGTCGCCCGCCTGGTCGACTGCCGGGCGGCCCTGGTGGAGGAAGGGCTCGCGGCCCTGGCCTGCGGGGCGTTCCACATCCGCTCCGGTGGCCGCAGCTACTTCAACACCACCCCGCTCGGGCGGGCGGTCACCGGCACCCTGCTGGTCCGCGCCATGCTCGAGGACGACGTGCAGATCTGGGGCGACGGCTCCACCTTCAAGGGCAATGACATCGAGCGGTTCTACCGCTACGGCCTGCTGGCCAACCCCTCCCTGCGGATCTACAAGCCGTGGCTGGACGCCGATTTCGTGAGCGAGCTCGGCGGCCGCAAGGAGATGTCGGAGTGGCTGCTCGCCCACGACCTGCCCTACCGGGACAGCACCGAGAAGGCGTACTCCACCGACGCCAACATCTGGGGCGCCACCCACGAGGCCAAGTCACTGGAGCACCTCGACACCGGCATCGAGATCGTCGAGCCGATCATGGGCGTGCGGTTCTGGGACCCGGCGGTCGAGATAGCGGCCGAGGACGTCACCATCGGCTTCGAGCAGGGCCGGCCGGTGACGATCAACGGCAAGGAGTTCGCCTCCGCCGTCGATCTGGTGCTGGAGGCCAACGCCATCGGCGGCCGGCACGGCATGGGCATGTCGGACCAGATCGAGAACCGCGTCATCGAGGCCAAGAGCCGGGGCATCTACGAGGCACCGGGCATGGCGCTGCTGCACGCCGCGTACGAGCGGCTGGTCAACGCGATCCACAACGAGGACACCCTCGCCACCTACCACACCGAGGGCCGGCGGCTCGGCCGGCTGATGTACGAGGGCCGCTGGCTGGACCCGCAGGCGCTGATGGTGCGCGAGTCGCTGCAGCGCTGGGTCGGTGCCGCGATCACCGGCGAGGTGACGCTGCGGCTGCGGCGCGGTGAGGACTACTCCATCCTGGACACCTCCGGACCGGCGTTCAGCTACCACCCGGACAAGCTCTCGATGGAGCGGACCGAGGACTCCGCCTTCGGGCCGGTGGACCGGATCGGCCAGCTGACCATGCGCAACCTGGACATCGCCGACTCGCGCGCCAAGCTCGAGCAGTACGCCGGGCTCGGCATGGTCGGCAACGCGCACCCGGCGCTGATCGGCGCCGCGCAGGCGGCCTCGACCGGGCTGATCGGCGCGATGCCCCAGGGCGCCTCGGAGGCGATCGCCTCGGACGGGAAGGTGTCCGGACAGGACCAGCTGCTCGACAGCGCCGCGATGGAGTTCGGCGCGGACTGA